In Bubalus bubalis isolate 160015118507 breed Murrah chromosome 3, NDDB_SH_1, whole genome shotgun sequence, a genomic segment contains:
- the LOC102401627 gene encoding olfactory receptor 2S2-like — MRWMESEMNGANQTVVTEFVLLGLHDHHNLEMVLFVLFLGIYSVNVLGNALLIGLNMLDPRLHTPMYFFLSNLALMDISGTSSFVPLMLVNFLETQSTISFPGCALQMYLTLALGSTECVLLAMMVCDRYVAICQPLRYSELMSWHTCMWMVTLSWGAGFANSLLHSILTWSLPFCGHNIINHFFCEILAVLKLACGDISLNALILMVASAVVTLPPLLLIFLSYVFILTAVLRVPSAAGRHKAFSTCSAHLTVVVIFYGTIFFTYFKPKAKDLYLDKLLALFYGVVTPSLNPIIYSLRNSEVKAAAVALLRGDLLSRKMAGFPVLLKSIRQPVKVPGLRNIFQETRHMDLKEAEGDSKI; from the exons atgagatggatggagAGTGAGATGAATGGGGCAAACCAGACGGTCGTGACAGAGTTTGTCCTGCTGGGGCTACACGACCACCACAACCTAGAGATGGTCCTGTTTGTGCTCTTCCTGGGCATCTACTCTGTGAACGTGCTGGGGAACGCCCTCCTTATTGGGCTGAACATGCTGGACCCCCgcctgcacacccccatgtacttcttcctcagcaACCTCGCCCTCATGGACATCTCTGGCACATCCTCCTTCGTGCCTCTCATGCTGGTCAACTTCCTGGAAACCCAAAGCACCATCTCCTTCCCTGGCTGTGCCCTGCAGATGTACCTGACCCTGGCGCTGGGCTCCACGGAGTGCGTGCTCTTGGCCATGATGGTGTGTGACCGGTATGTGGCCATCTGCCAGCCTCTTCGCTACTCAGAGCTCATGAGCTGGCACACGTGCATGTGGATGGTGACCCTGAGCTGGGGGGCAGGCTTTGCCAACTCCCTTCTCCATTCCATTCTCACCTGGAGCCTCCCCTTCTGTGGCCACAATATCAtcaaccacttcttctgtgaGATCTTGGCGGTGCTGAAACTCGCCTGTGGGGACATCTCTCTCAATGCACTGATATTAATGGTGGCTTCAGCTGTTGTGACACTGCCCCCGCTGCTGCTCATCTTCCTGTCCTACGTGTTCATCCTCACTGCCGTCCTGAGGGTGCCCTCTGCTGCCGGCCGGCACAAAGCCTTCTCTACCTGCTCTGCCCACCTCACAGTGGTGGTGATTTTCTATGGGACTATCTTCTTCACGTACTTCAAGCCCAAGGCCAAGGACCTCTACTTGGATAAGCTTCTTGCATTGTTCTATGGGGTCGTGACCCCCTCGCTTAACCCCATCATCTACAGCCTAAGGAATTCGGAGGTGAAAGCTGCTGCCGTAGCTCTGCTGAGGGGAGACCTCCTCTCCAGGAAGATGGCCGGCTTTCCTGTTCTTCTCAAGTCCAtcaggcag CCAGTGAAGGTTCCTGGTCTCAGAAACATCTTCCAGGAAACGAGGCATATGGATCTGAAAGAGGctgaag